Proteins encoded within one genomic window of Bacillus thuringiensis:
- a CDS encoding amino acid adenylation domain-containing protein, whose protein sequence is MEKLDKKNIENIMRLTSLQQSMLFSYVMDADSRECHEQLSLIISGDIKLDLLEKSWNFVVENNEMLRTVFRWKGIESPVQIVKKNHEITIHSFDFTNELEKCREVEKIKLKDLNTRIDITKETLRVYLCKLEDYKYEMIITNHHILYDGWSNGIILKELFDAYSCFYDGSRPQKLKKTKFSEFVNYTTKLNKNDHKKYWDYYFNGLNEVRCCFEGKEKGKYKEILYKLDSETARKIEEFSKKNRVSLAALLYTTWGILMQKFSDSKEAIFGTTVSGRTDKIRNIDSMVGLFINIIPIVVKSKDEDSLIDVVRRVDETLSERKDFENTPLVDIKEYLNLKTNEELFNSVVTVENYPLTISENKALTIEEFSMIEKNNYNISLQILTFDGIEFKFDFNSLVVNEDIVRGFTEKLDNIINSLLKNGDIKLSELELLSEREKNQILFDFNDTDACYPRDITIQKIFEEQVEKTPDKVAAVFEENKLTYKELNEKANSLARELRKKAILPETVVAVMLERSVEMIVGVLGVIKSGAAYMPIDPDYPKERVNYILKNSDVDLIITESKFIDNVDLDCEIINIDEESVFINDKSNLDIINTQEDLLYVLYTSGTTGKPKGVMVTQGNLVNMVYSWTSHYQLNEFDVNLLQMASISFDVFSGDLCRSLLTGGTMYICPNDIKINMEELYRIIEENRISIFESTPSLISIFMDHVGERQLELSTLKLLILGSDSCSIEDYRRLTRKYGKTMRIINSYGVTEATIDSSYYEEKTQNIPKGLINTPIGKPMHNTKFYILNEAYEVQPIGVIGELYIGGAGVSRGYYNNQELTAEKFIDNPFIVGTTMYKTGDLARWLPDGNVEFLGRIDNQVKIRGFRIELGEIENKLLKHENINEAVVLASETEESEKYICAYVVGNKDIKELNLKGYLRDHLPKYMVPPYIVQMEKMPLTPNGKLDRKAFPKPMLEESINEYEAPRNKMEEILVNVWCDVLKLEKVGINDNFFDLGGHSLKATILAGRIRKELDVEVPLKEIFNLSDIKGLCEYILTVNKKQYEGIEKVEEKEYYEASSAQKRMYLLKELDRDSISYNMPGILEVEGHLDINKLIEAFTKLIKRHETLRTSFYAKEDKIVQKVHAAEDMEFEIEKIDVQSEEEIKERAKEFVNPFDLEKAPLIRVTVLCLKKDRHIMLFDMHHIISDGVSMSILAKEFSQLYAGEALEELKVQYKDYSAWQVKQRENEEFKKQEEYWLKEFSGEIPVLNMYTDYTRPKVKDFRGESISFLLDKKMTGELRRIAKETGSTLYMVLLANINILLSKYSGQDDIVVGSAIAGRNHKDLENIIGMFVNTLAIRTNVDNELDFKEYLKSVKDKVLNAYENQDYQIEELVENIDVNRELNRNPLFDVMFVLQNMDEDNIEVQDLIFKPYDVSYDVEKFDITINAVEESEEINFNISYATSLYKRETIERMIGHFLNIMEGISRNAGIKLKDIEILGESEKCELLVDFNDTVTEYPRGKTIYELFEEQMTKTPDNIAVVAEKKKLTYRELNEKSNSLARILKEKGVGPDVIVGIIAERSIEVIVGIMAILKAGGAYLPIDLESPQGRIKYMIEASKTRIILARNAQKSCNDFGCEVIDLSNECLFSKDSRNLQFSHKSNNLAYVIYTSGTTGNPKGVEVTHRNVVRLVKNTNYIEIKGDDRILQTGSIAFDASTFEIWGALLNGAALHLVSKEIILNANILEKYLTNNKITILWLTSPLFNKLVEDNKGLFKYIKYLLVGGDVVSLKHVIMAREHAENLKVVNGYGPTENTTFSTCYEISQTTKTLPIGKPIANSSAYILDNNNKLVPIGVPGELCVGGDGLAKGYLNNEELTKAKFVENPYKCGEKIYKTGDLARWLPDGNIEFLGRIDTQVKIRGFRIEVDEIERRLLEIEQIEETVVLARGENENKYLCAYYVAEKEYSVAKLRESLNKYLPDYMIPSYFIRVKEMPLTSNGKVDRRSLPEPEGEIHTGSQYEAPRDELENQLATIWINVLKLKNIGINDDFFELGGHSLIATKLVGRIHQELNIQVPLKEIFELRNIKSLSRYIRNSSKRAYQSMGLVGKKDYYAVSSAQKRMYILQEFDKSSIAYNIPIALEIVGDFQIEKVDGIFLDLIERHETLRTTFYSENQEILQRIHNVDELQFNIDKIDISDTSEETRDEKLKGEIKRFIKSFDLEKFPLFRVSIIKLEENKCVMLLDMHHIIADGTSMAILTKEFLTLYANEKLEKLRIQYKDYSTWQQDSKRTLEFKSQEEYWLNEFSGTIPTLNLPTDYSRSEVKSLKGNSIQFILDKEITSSLTKVAKETGSTLYMILLSNINILLSKFSGQEDIVVGTPIAGRNHKDIENVVGMFVNTLAIRTVVKGELTFREYLENVKQKTLKAYENQEYQFEELVDKVGAKRSLNRNPIFDVIFVLQNFEETSMELDGITFRTYDLNNYDNIEKFDMTIETYQSDEELHFKLSYIADLYDKQTIERIAQLLQDLMELTSTIYLDRKICDIELLTNEEKQMYKEEFNYYNSNEFDFSM, encoded by the coding sequence ATGGAAAAATTAGATAAAAAAAATATAGAAAATATTATGAGGTTAACTAGTTTACAACAAAGTATGTTATTTTCCTACGTTATGGATGCAGATAGTAGGGAGTGTCATGAGCAATTAAGTTTGATCATTTCTGGTGATATCAAATTGGATTTATTGGAAAAATCATGGAACTTTGTAGTGGAAAATAATGAAATGCTGAGGACTGTTTTTAGATGGAAGGGTATCGAAAGTCCTGTGCAAATAGTTAAAAAGAATCACGAGATAACAATACATTCTTTTGATTTTACTAATGAATTAGAGAAGTGCAGAGAAGTCGAAAAAATTAAGTTGAAAGATTTAAACACAAGAATTGATATAACAAAGGAAACATTAAGGGTTTACTTGTGTAAATTAGAAGATTATAAATATGAAATGATTATAACTAACCATCATATTTTATATGATGGTTGGAGTAATGGAATTATATTAAAAGAGTTATTTGATGCATATTCTTGTTTTTATGATGGAAGTAGGCCTCAAAAATTAAAAAAGACGAAATTTAGTGAATTTGTCAATTACACTACAAAATTGAATAAAAATGATCATAAAAAATATTGGGACTATTATTTTAATGGATTAAACGAAGTACGGTGCTGCTTTGAAGGGAAAGAAAAAGGTAAATACAAAGAAATTTTGTATAAATTAGATAGTGAAACTGCACGTAAGATTGAAGAGTTCTCAAAAAAGAATAGGGTATCTTTAGCGGCGTTATTATATACAACTTGGGGAATTTTAATGCAAAAATTTAGTGATTCTAAAGAAGCCATATTTGGAACAACAGTATCAGGTAGAACTGATAAGATTAGAAATATAGATAGTATGGTGGGTTTGTTTATCAATATTATTCCAATTGTAGTGAAATCAAAGGATGAAGATTCATTAATTGATGTAGTTCGACGTGTTGATGAAACCCTTAGTGAAAGAAAAGATTTTGAAAATACACCCTTAGTTGATATAAAGGAATATCTTAATTTAAAAACTAATGAAGAACTTTTTAATTCAGTAGTTACAGTAGAAAATTACCCGTTAACTATAAGTGAAAATAAAGCTTTGACTATAGAAGAGTTTTCTATGATTGAAAAAAATAATTATAATATAAGTTTGCAAATATTAACTTTTGATGGAATTGAATTTAAATTTGATTTTAATAGTTTGGTAGTGAATGAGGATATAGTTAGAGGGTTTACAGAGAAATTAGATAATATCATAAATAGTTTGTTAAAAAATGGAGATATAAAATTATCAGAATTGGAGTTATTATCAGAAAGAGAGAAAAATCAAATATTATTTGATTTTAATGATACTGATGCATGTTACCCTAGAGATATAACGATACAAAAAATCTTTGAAGAACAGGTAGAAAAAACACCAGATAAAGTGGCTGCAGTCTTTGAGGAAAATAAATTAACTTATAAGGAATTAAATGAAAAAGCAAATAGTCTAGCGCGAGAATTAAGAAAAAAAGCTATATTGCCTGAAACTGTTGTAGCTGTAATGTTGGAACGTTCTGTAGAAATGATAGTGGGAGTGCTAGGTGTTATTAAGTCTGGTGCGGCCTATATGCCAATAGATCCTGATTATCCAAAAGAAAGAGTAAATTACATATTAAAAAATAGTGATGTGGATTTAATAATAACAGAATCAAAATTTATAGATAACGTTGATTTGGACTGTGAAATTATAAATATAGATGAAGAGAGTGTGTTTATTAACGATAAATCAAATTTAGATATAATAAATACACAAGAAGATTTATTGTATGTTTTATATACATCAGGTACTACTGGGAAACCTAAAGGTGTAATGGTAACACAAGGTAATTTAGTAAACATGGTCTATAGTTGGACAAGTCATTATCAATTAAATGAATTTGATGTTAATTTATTACAGATGGCGAGTATATCATTTGACGTGTTTTCAGGAGATTTGTGTAGGAGCTTATTAACTGGAGGTACAATGTATATATGTCCAAATGATATAAAAATAAATATGGAAGAGTTATATCGAATAATTGAAGAAAATCGAATAAGTATATTTGAATCAACGCCAAGTTTAATTTCAATATTCATGGATCATGTGGGCGAGAGACAGTTGGAATTGAGTACTTTGAAATTACTAATATTAGGATCGGATAGTTGTTCTATAGAGGATTATAGAAGGTTAACGAGGAAATATGGAAAAACTATGCGGATAATAAATAGTTACGGAGTAACAGAAGCAACAATAGATTCAAGTTATTACGAGGAAAAAACACAGAATATTCCTAAGGGTTTGATTAATACACCGATAGGAAAGCCGATGCATAATACTAAATTTTATATATTGAATGAAGCTTATGAGGTTCAACCTATAGGTGTAATAGGTGAGCTTTATATAGGTGGTGCAGGGGTATCAAGAGGATATTATAACAATCAAGAGTTAACCGCAGAGAAATTTATTGATAATCCTTTTATAGTCGGAACAACAATGTATAAAACGGGCGACTTAGCAAGATGGCTGCCTGATGGGAATGTGGAGTTTTTAGGAAGAATAGATAATCAAGTTAAAATAAGAGGTTTTAGAATAGAACTTGGAGAGATAGAAAATAAATTATTAAAACATGAAAATATTAATGAAGCAGTGGTTTTAGCAAGCGAAACTGAAGAAAGTGAAAAATATATATGTGCGTATGTCGTAGGAAATAAAGATATTAAAGAATTAAATTTGAAAGGCTATTTAAGAGATCATTTGCCAAAATATATGGTGCCGCCTTACATTGTACAAATGGAAAAGATGCCATTAACCCCTAATGGAAAGCTTGACAGAAAAGCGTTTCCTAAGCCGATGCTGGAAGAGAGTATAAATGAATACGAAGCGCCGAGAAATAAAATGGAAGAAATTTTAGTAAATGTCTGGTGTGACGTACTGAAGCTAGAGAAAGTAGGGATTAATGATAACTTTTTTGATTTAGGAGGACACTCTTTAAAAGCAACAATATTAGCAGGAAGAATTCGTAAAGAGTTGGATGTAGAAGTACCACTTAAAGAAATATTTAATCTGTCCGACATAAAAGGCCTGTGTGAGTATATTTTAACCGTTAATAAAAAACAATACGAAGGTATAGAAAAAGTAGAAGAAAAAGAATATTATGAAGCATCCTCAGCACAAAAAAGAATGTATCTACTCAAAGAATTGGATAGAGATAGTATTTCGTATAATATGCCAGGGATTTTGGAAGTAGAAGGTCACCTGGATATAAATAAATTAATTGAAGCATTTACAAAATTAATTAAAAGGCATGAAACATTAAGGACAAGTTTTTATGCCAAAGAAGATAAAATCGTACAAAAAGTACACGCAGCAGAAGATATGGAATTTGAAATAGAAAAAATAGATGTTCAAAGTGAGGAAGAAATAAAAGAAAGAGCTAAGGAATTCGTAAATCCATTTGATTTAGAGAAGGCTCCTTTAATAAGAGTTACTGTATTATGTCTGAAGAAAGATAGACATATTATGTTGTTTGATATGCATCACATAATATCAGACGGTGTTTCAATGAGTATATTAGCAAAAGAATTTAGCCAGTTATATGCCGGCGAAGCTTTAGAAGAATTGAAGGTACAATATAAGGATTATTCAGCATGGCAAGTGAAGCAAAGAGAAAATGAAGAATTTAAAAAGCAGGAAGAATATTGGTTAAAAGAGTTTAGTGGAGAAATCCCAGTATTAAATATGTATACCGATTATACTAGACCAAAAGTAAAAGATTTTAGAGGTGAAAGCATAAGTTTTCTTCTAGATAAGAAAATGACAGGGGAATTAAGAAGGATTGCTAAAGAAACTGGCAGCACTTTGTACATGGTTTTACTAGCTAATATTAACATTTTGTTATCTAAATACAGTGGGCAAGACGATATAGTAGTTGGAAGTGCGATAGCCGGAAGAAACCATAAAGATTTAGAAAATATAATTGGTATGTTTGTAAATACTTTAGCAATAAGAACTAATGTAGATAATGAGTTGGATTTTAAAGAATATTTGAAGTCTGTTAAAGACAAGGTATTAAATGCTTATGAAAATCAAGATTATCAAATTGAAGAATTAGTTGAAAATATAGATGTGAATAGAGAATTAAATAGAAATCCGTTATTTGATGTAATGTTTGTTCTACAAAATATGGATGAAGATAATATAGAGGTACAGGACTTAATTTTTAAGCCTTACGATGTAAGCTATGATGTTGAAAAGTTTGATATAACAATAAATGCGGTAGAGGAAAGTGAAGAAATTAATTTTAATATAAGCTATGCAACTAGTCTATATAAACGTGAAACTATAGAAAGAATGATAGGTCATTTTTTAAATATAATGGAAGGGATATCAAGAAATGCAGGAATTAAACTTAAAGATATCGAAATATTAGGAGAAAGTGAAAAATGTGAATTACTGGTAGATTTTAATGATACGGTAACAGAGTATCCGAGAGGCAAAACCATATATGAACTATTCGAAGAACAAATGACAAAGACACCAGATAATATTGCTGTGGTGGCTGAGAAGAAAAAACTAACGTATAGAGAGCTTAATGAAAAATCTAATTCTTTGGCAAGGATCCTAAAAGAAAAAGGGGTAGGTCCAGACGTAATCGTAGGAATAATAGCTGAACGCTCTATTGAAGTAATTGTAGGAATAATGGCTATACTAAAGGCAGGAGGGGCGTATTTACCCATAGATTTAGAATCTCCACAAGGCAGAATAAAATATATGATAGAAGCTAGTAAAACCAGAATAATATTGGCTCGAAATGCTCAAAAAAGCTGCAATGATTTTGGCTGTGAAGTAATAGATTTAAGTAATGAATGTTTATTTAGTAAAGATAGTAGAAATCTTCAATTCTCACATAAAAGTAATAATCTAGCTTATGTTATATACACGTCAGGAACTACTGGAAACCCTAAAGGTGTAGAAGTTACCCATAGAAATGTAGTAAGGCTTGTTAAAAATACTAACTATATAGAAATTAAGGGTGATGATAGGATACTTCAAACGGGCTCAATAGCTTTTGATGCATCAACTTTTGAAATCTGGGGAGCTCTATTAAATGGTGCAGCTTTACATTTGGTAAGCAAAGAAATAATATTAAATGCTAATATTTTGGAAAAGTATTTAACAAATAACAAAATAACTATACTGTGGTTAACGTCACCGCTATTTAATAAATTAGTTGAAGATAATAAGGGGTTATTTAAATATATAAAATACTTATTGGTAGGTGGGGATGTAGTTTCCTTAAAACATGTAATAATGGCAAGGGAGCATGCCGAGAATCTTAAAGTTGTTAATGGCTACGGTCCAACTGAAAATACAACATTTTCAACATGTTATGAAATAAGTCAAACAACTAAAACACTACCTATCGGGAAACCAATAGCGAATTCTTCTGCTTATATTTTAGATAATAATAATAAATTAGTCCCAATTGGTGTACCAGGAGAATTATGTGTTGGTGGAGACGGATTGGCCAAGGGATATTTAAATAATGAAGAATTAACAAAAGCGAAATTTGTTGAAAATCCATATAAATGTGGAGAAAAAATATATAAAACGGGTGATTTAGCAAGATGGTTACCAGACGGTAATATTGAGTTTTTAGGAAGAATAGATACTCAAGTTAAAATTAGAGGTTTTAGAATAGAAGTTGATGAAATAGAAAGAAGATTGCTAGAGATAGAACAAATAGAAGAAACAGTAGTATTAGCTAGAGGAGAAAATGAAAATAAATATTTGTGTGCGTATTATGTAGCTGAAAAAGAGTATAGTGTTGCGAAATTGAGGGAAAGCCTAAATAAATATTTACCAGACTATATGATTCCGTCATATTTTATAAGAGTAAAGGAAATGCCTTTAACATCAAATGGTAAAGTTGATAGGAGATCTTTACCTGAACCAGAAGGAGAAATTCATACAGGATCGCAATATGAAGCTCCAAGAGATGAATTGGAAAATCAATTGGCAACTATATGGATAAATGTCCTAAAACTAAAAAATATAGGGATTAATGATGATTTTTTTGAATTAGGTGGACATTCTTTAATAGCAACAAAATTAGTTGGTAGAATTCATCAGGAGTTAAATATACAAGTTCCATTGAAAGAAATTTTTGAATTAAGAAATATAAAAAGTCTTAGTAGATATATAAGAAATTCTAGTAAAAGGGCATATCAATCCATGGGTCTAGTTGGGAAAAAGGATTATTATGCAGTCTCATCAGCTCAAAAAAGAATGTATATTTTACAAGAATTTGATAAAAGCAGTATAGCTTATAATATTCCGATTGCTTTAGAAATTGTTGGTGATTTTCAAATTGAAAAAGTTGATGGAATATTCTTGGATTTAATAGAGAGGCATGAAACCTTAAGGACAACTTTTTATAGTGAAAATCAAGAAATATTACAACGAATTCATAACGTAGATGAACTTCAGTTTAATATTGATAAAATTGATATTAGTGATACGAGTGAAGAAACTAGAGATGAAAAATTAAAAGGGGAGATCAAAAGATTTATAAAATCTTTTGATCTGGAAAAGTTCCCCTTATTTAGAGTGTCAATTATAAAGTTAGAAGAAAACAAATGTGTTATGTTGCTAGATATGCACCATATAATTGCGGATGGAACTTCAATGGCCATTCTAACGAAAGAGTTCCTTACTTTGTATGCAAATGAAAAGTTAGAAAAGCTAAGAATCCAATATAAAGATTATTCTACATGGCAGCAAGATAGCAAAAGGACATTAGAGTTTAAAAGTCAAGAGGAATATTGGCTAAATGAGTTTAGTGGGACTATACCAACTTTAAATTTACCTACTGATTATTCTAGATCAGAAGTGAAGAGTTTGAAGGGGAACAGTATACAATTTATTTTGGATAAAGAAATAACGAGCAGTTTAACTAAAGTAGCAAAAGAAACGGGAAGTACTTTGTATATGATTTTATTGTCTAATATTAATATATTATTATCAAAGTTTAGTGGACAAGAAGATATAGTAGTAGGAACACCAATAGCTGGTAGAAATCATAAAGATATAGAAAACGTAGTAGGAATGTTTGTAAATACTTTGGCTATAAGGACCGTTGTTAAAGGTGAATTAACCTTTAGGGAATATTTAGAAAATGTTAAACAGAAGACGTTAAAAGCTTATGAAAATCAGGAGTATCAATTTGAAGAATTAGTTGACAAGGTAGGTGCTAAACGTTCGCTAAATAGAAATCCGATATTTGATGTAATATTTGTATTACAAAATTTTGAAGAAACTAGCATGGAATTAGATGGTATAACGTTTAGGACATACGACTTGAATAATTATGATAATATAGAAAAGTTTGATATGACGATAGAGACTTATCAAAGTGATGAGGAACTTCACTTTAAATTGAGCTACATAGCTGATTTATATGATAAACAAACGATAGAAAGAATAGCTCAATTACTCCAAGATTTAATGGAATTAACGAGTACTATTTATTTAGATAGAAAAATATGTGATATAGAGTTGTTGACTAATGAAGAGAAACAAATGTATAAAGAGGAATTTAACTACTATAATTCAAATGAGTTTGACTTTTCGATGTAA